The Candidatus Bathyarchaeota archaeon genome contains a region encoding:
- a CDS encoding MBL fold metallo-hydrolase — protein sequence MKHIRFSFVWFDSLGAKSTCTLVETPDVSILIDPGAAVMQPSFPAPLAKKLYWLRKAEKAVKKASEKAEVIVISHYHYDHFTDFDKAIYKEKLVLAKNPNEYINDSQRKRAENFYNNICTAFGKTELENLLEEKERKNYPDPLKEIPLAMSIDYGDYNARKKELLEKGKKWFQARVEKWNSYKHIPELKFRKCQIKFADGREFKFGKTIVKFTKPLFHGIEFARVGWVIATAITYKDEKIIHTSDLQGPTIEDYAEWIIKEDPNVLILDGPSTYLIPYMLNLINLRRTVKNTVKIIEETRRLKLIIYDHHLLREPKYRERVRQVYEKAKEKDKKVLTAAEYLGKKPVVLKENH from the coding sequence ATGAAACATATACGTTTCAGCTTCGTCTGGTTCGACTCTTTAGGCGCAAAGTCAACATGCACTTTAGTGGAAACTCCGGATGTTTCAATTTTAATTGATCCTGGAGCAGCAGTAATGCAGCCGAGTTTTCCTGCGCCTTTGGCAAAGAAGCTTTACTGGCTGAGAAAAGCTGAGAAGGCTGTTAAGAAAGCGTCGGAAAAAGCCGAAGTCATAGTTATCTCCCATTATCACTACGACCACTTCACAGACTTCGACAAAGCCATATACAAAGAAAAACTCGTTTTAGCAAAAAACCCAAACGAATACATTAACGATTCCCAAAGGAAAAGAGCAGAAAACTTCTACAACAACATATGTACAGCTTTTGGCAAAACAGAACTCGAAAACCTGCTAGAAGAAAAGGAAAGAAAGAATTACCCAGATCCACTTAAGGAAATACCGCTTGCAATGAGCATAGACTACGGCGACTACAACGCAAGAAAAAAGGAACTTTTAGAAAAGGGTAAGAAATGGTTCCAAGCAAGAGTTGAAAAATGGAATTCCTACAAACATATTCCAGAGCTAAAGTTTAGAAAATGCCAAATTAAATTCGCGGACGGAAGAGAATTCAAGTTCGGAAAGACAATTGTCAAGTTCACTAAGCCGCTTTTCCACGGAATAGAATTCGCAAGGGTTGGGTGGGTCATTGCAACAGCGATCACGTATAAAGACGAGAAAATAATCCACACGTCAGACCTGCAAGGGCCAACAATCGAAGACTACGCAGAATGGATAATAAAAGAAGACCCAAACGTCCTAATCCTAGACGGCCCAAGCACATACCTAATACCTTACATGCTAAACCTAATCAACCTAAGAAGAACAGTAAAAAACACCGTAAAAATAATAGAAGAAACAAGAAGGCTTAAACTAATAATTTATGACCACCACCTACTAAGAGAACCAAAATACAGAGAAAGAGTTCGTCAAGTCTACGAAAAAGCAAAAGAAAAGGATAAAAAAGTTCTAACAGCAGCAGAATACCTCGGCAAAA